The proteins below come from a single Malus domestica chromosome 03, GDT2T_hap1 genomic window:
- the LOC139194809 gene encoding protein SEEDLING PLASTID DEVELOPMENT 1-like: MGVRGDERKKAGGCLARELQFPHCFMTQCYRDFELRGLQTGLKKSISRTLHRISAIRNRRGVIIGLTCRVGRAISGSAVLLRDLVQDGGSLLLIGPPGGGKTTMIRMNYITMQLAIDLVVLIEAVENHMPQVIVIDESGTKLGALAASKIAQRGIQLVATAHGVTIENLIMNPSSEMLVGGIQSVTLGDEEASRQGVQKTVQERKGPATLVVGWR; the protein is encoded by the exons ATGGGAGTCCGTGGGGACGAGAGGAAGAAAGCTGGTGGTTGCCTTGCCAGAGAATTGCAGTTCCCCCACT GTTTCATGACCCAGTGTTACAGGGATTTTGAGTTAAGAGGTTTACAGACAGGGttaaagaaaa GCATTAGCAGGACATTACACCGCATTAGTGCCATTAGGAATCGAAGAGGTGTCATTATTGGTCTAACTTGTCGTGTTGGTAGGGCAATATCTGGCAGTGCTGTCTTGCTGCGAGATTTGGTTCAAGATGGCGGTTCTTTGTTACTCATTGGGCCTCCGGGGGGAGGAAAAACAACAATGATCAG AATGAATTATATTACAATGCAGCTAGCGATTGATCTAGTG GTCTTGATAGAGGCTGTTGAAAACCATATGCCACAAGTGATTGTAATTGATGAAAGTGGCACTAAACTTGGAGCTCTGGCTGCAAGTAAAATTGCGCAACGTGGAATTCAGCTAGTTGCCACAGCTCATGGTGTAACTATTGAGAATTTAATAATGAACCCTTCATCAGAGATGCTCGTTGGAGGAATACAG AGCGTGACACTAGGAGATGAAGAGGCCAGCCGGCAGGGGGTTCAGAAGACGGTGCAAGAAAGGAAAGGCCCTGCAACTTTAGTTGTGGGGTGGAGATAA